A single region of the Desulfurella amilsii genome encodes:
- a CDS encoding ribonuclease HI family protein encodes MKYDFVVVNTDGSCIDNPGSMGIAFVIQFDDNTVFRYSEYIGFGTNNLAEYQAVLKALEYIQKNNIIANRFIFKSDSQLIVKQINGEWQTKDHILDEIRKKIIAICNSIGYIKTKKTKPKSNIAEFTFSWIPREQNRLADRLAKKRSATEAYQTVSKETWLNEI; translated from the coding sequence ATGAAATACGATTTTGTGGTAGTTAATACAGACGGGTCTTGTATTGACAATCCGGGCTCAATGGGAATTGCATTTGTAATACAGTTTGATGACAATACGGTTTTTAGATATTCAGAATATATTGGTTTCGGCACAAACAATTTAGCAGAGTATCAAGCTGTTTTAAAAGCGCTAGAATACATTCAAAAAAACAATATTATTGCAAACCGCTTTATTTTTAAAAGCGATTCGCAGTTGATAGTTAAGCAAATTAATGGCGAATGGCAAACCAAAGACCATATTTTAGATGAAATTAGAAAAAAAATAATAGCAATCTGTAATTCAATCGGCTACATTAAAACTAAAAAAACAAAGCCTAAATCTAATATAGCAGAATTTACCTTTTCTTGGATACCACGAGAACAAAACAGACTTGCAGATAGATTAGCAAAAAAAAGATCCGCAACAGAAGCTTACCAAACTGTATCAAAAGAAACTTGGCTTAATGAAATCTAA